One genomic window of Garra rufa chromosome 24, GarRuf1.0, whole genome shotgun sequence includes the following:
- the fam49bb gene encoding CYFIP-related Rac1 interactor B, whose translation MGNLLKVLTCTDLEQEPNFFLDFENAQPTEAERETWEEVDVVLKDALGILDELQAYKGAGQEIREAIQNPNDEVLQDQAWAAVVPLVGKLKKFYEFSQRLEAALHSLLRALTSETYDDPTQHLEREQALAKQFAEILHFTLRFDELKMTNPAIQNDFSYYRRTLSRMRINNVPAEGENEVNNELANRISLFYADATPMLKTLSDGTTKFVSENKNLPIENTTDVLSTMASVCKVMLETPEYRSRFSSEETVSFCLRVMVGVIILYDYVHPVGAFAKSSKIDMKGCIKVLRDQPPNSVEGLLNALRYTTKHLNDESTTKTIKSMLQ comes from the exons ATGGGGAACCTCCTTAAAGTTTTGACATGCACAGATCTTGAACAAGAGCCCAACTTCTTCCTCGATTTTGAAA ATGCTCAGCCAACAGAAGCTGAGCGGGAAACGTGGGAAGAAGTGGATGTGGTCCTGAAGGATGCACTGGGAATACTTGACGAACTACAGGCATATAAAGGCGCTGGCCAAGAGATACGAGAG gCAATCCAGAACCCTAATGACGAGGTATTACAAGACCAGGCGTGGGCTGCTGTGGTGCCACTAGTAGGCAAACTAAAGAAGTTCTATGAATTTTCACAGAGATTAG AAGCAGCGCTGCATAGTCTATTGAGAGCACTTACTAGTGAGACATACGATGACCCCACACAGCATCTGGAGAGAGAGCAAGCCCTCGCCAAACAGTTCGCTGAGATCCTGCACTTCACACTGCGCTTTGATGAGCTCAAG ATGACAAATCCTGCCATTCAGAATGACTTCAGTTATTACAGGAGGACCCTGAGCCGCATGAGGATCAATAACGTTCCT GCAGAGGGAGAAAACGAGGTGAATAATGAGCTGGCCAATCGGATATCTCTATTTTATGCTGATGCCACACCCATGCTAAAGACATTAAGTGATGGCACAACAAAATTTGTATCTGAG AATAAAAACTTGCCTATTGAAAACACAACAGATGTATTAAGCACCATGGCAAGTGTGTGCAAAGTTATGTTGGAAACTCC AGAGTATCGCAGCCGCTTCAGCAGTGAGGAGACTGTTTCCTTCTGTCTGCGTGTCATGGTGGGGGTCATCATCCTCTACGACTACGTTCATCCCGTCGGCGCATTCGCGAAGTCCTCCAAAATAGAC ATGAAAGGCTGCATTAAAGTGCTCAGAGATCAGCCACCAAACAGTGTGGAAGGTCTTCTAAATGCTCTCAG GTACACaacaaaacatcttaatgatgagTCAACCACTAAGACCATTAAAAGCATGCTGCAGTAG